In Archangium violaceum, the following are encoded in one genomic region:
- a CDS encoding prepilin-type N-terminal cleavage/methylation domain-containing protein, whose translation MSYLANPAKREQRQGGFTLIEVMVVVAIIGVLSMLAMVAYDSVGRRGALQNAAFDLQGVLSTARTRASSAGYPVWVVFYPKGGRGTLSAGNGAFVVVEDRNSLYARNPVRLFSLPFKVDVKGNTGTVSAIYYLDDYSQSVRFGALTPGRTDLYGAPFTGLEVRTCSFCADTGSPSGAIGFYPDGSAHFADGLGRWISTNNQSLTFSGVEGQGQYLFAISGPSGYMATFSPDKT comes from the coding sequence ATGAGCTACCTTGCAAATCCAGCGAAGAGGGAGCAGCGCCAGGGAGGCTTCACCCTCATCGAGGTCATGGTGGTGGTGGCCATCATCGGCGTGCTGTCCATGCTGGCCATGGTGGCCTACGACTCGGTGGGGCGGCGTGGGGCGCTGCAGAACGCCGCGTTCGATCTTCAGGGCGTGCTGAGCACGGCGCGCACGCGGGCCTCGTCGGCGGGCTACCCGGTCTGGGTCGTCTTCTACCCGAAGGGTGGCCGCGGGACGCTGAGCGCTGGCAACGGCGCGTTCGTGGTGGTGGAGGATCGCAACAGTCTCTACGCGCGCAACCCGGTCCGGCTCTTCTCGCTGCCGTTCAAGGTGGACGTGAAGGGCAACACCGGCACCGTGTCGGCGATCTACTACCTGGACGACTACAGCCAGAGCGTGCGCTTCGGGGCGCTGACGCCCGGGCGCACGGACCTGTACGGCGCGCCCTTCACGGGGCTCGAGGTGCGCACGTGCAGCTTCTGCGCGGACACCGGCAGCCCGAGCGGCGCCATCGGTTTCTACCCGGATGGGAGCGCGCACTTCGCGGATGGCCTGGGCCGGTGGATCTCCACCAACAACCAGTCGCTGACCTTCAGCGGCGTGGAGGGCCAGGGCCAGTACCTGTTCGCCATCTCGGGCCCCTCTGGCTACATGGCCACCTTCTCACCGGACAAGACCTAG
- a CDS encoding prepilin-type N-terminal cleavage/methylation domain-containing protein codes for MAHSNSPLTHAPRGFTLVELLVGAATTTIILAAVATAFVGVQGAFQRESRVKVAVEGLRTATNFIEQRLRLAGYGVDPRFAFDFDGDALPAGAKSNYSLVFGGSVPQSVTDDLAFRYRDAAWMRRGHLAGATVVLEDPKSTFGMSFTKGQRLLVSCVGGKDYVVLRVGEAGVSGESNTSANFTLDEHLSSAPLNAPCLAREGNNAPYLMLIHELRIRIMDLEGRPFLMAFQGLDELDMSSAVPLAADVESFQVAYVMNRPAPDSPNAAVQPVDFSSPVANWVLGDIGSADTDRIPDPEAEPEPLFKVPYEDPARYNRHPANIRAVRLSIGMRSTSPEPNGRRAYEREDLEDSGEMGPADGYYRTNMTTTVRVPNMLSRSTFNPPVGDESSGLNVWGG; via the coding sequence ATGGCCCATTCGAATTCCCCCCTGACCCACGCACCGCGCGGCTTCACGCTCGTCGAGCTCCTGGTGGGAGCGGCGACGACGACGATCATCCTCGCGGCCGTGGCCACCGCCTTCGTGGGGGTGCAGGGTGCCTTCCAGCGCGAGTCGCGCGTCAAGGTGGCGGTGGAGGGGTTGCGCACGGCGACGAACTTCATCGAGCAGCGGCTGCGCCTGGCGGGCTATGGCGTGGATCCGCGCTTCGCCTTCGACTTCGACGGAGATGCGCTCCCGGCGGGCGCCAAGTCCAACTACTCCCTGGTGTTCGGCGGCTCCGTCCCCCAGTCCGTCACGGATGACCTGGCCTTCCGCTACCGGGACGCGGCGTGGATGCGCCGGGGACACCTCGCGGGCGCCACCGTCGTGCTGGAGGACCCCAAGAGCACGTTCGGCATGAGCTTCACCAAGGGCCAGCGGCTCCTCGTGTCGTGCGTGGGGGGCAAGGACTACGTGGTGCTGAGGGTGGGCGAGGCGGGGGTGTCGGGAGAGAGCAACACGTCCGCCAACTTCACCCTGGACGAGCACCTGTCGTCCGCGCCGCTCAACGCCCCGTGCCTGGCCAGGGAGGGGAACAACGCCCCCTACCTCATGCTGATCCACGAGCTGCGCATCCGCATCATGGACCTGGAGGGCCGCCCCTTCCTGATGGCCTTCCAAGGCCTGGACGAGCTGGACATGTCCAGCGCCGTGCCGCTGGCCGCGGACGTGGAGTCCTTCCAGGTGGCGTATGTGATGAACCGGCCGGCTCCGGACAGTCCCAACGCGGCGGTGCAGCCCGTGGACTTCAGCTCTCCGGTGGCCAACTGGGTGCTGGGGGACATTGGCAGCGCGGACACGGACCGCATCCCGGATCCGGAGGCCGAGCCGGAGCCCCTCTTCAAGGTGCCCTACGAGGATCCGGCCCGCTACAACCGGCACCCCGCCAACATCCGCGCCGTGCGCCTGAGCATCGGCATGCGTTCGACGAGCCCCGAGCCCAATGGGCGCCGCGCCTACGAGCGCGAGGACCTGGAGGACTCGGGCGAGATGGGACCGGCGGACGGCTACTACCGGACCAACATGACCACGACGGTGCGTGTTCCCAACATGCTGTCGCGCTCGACCTTCAATCCTCCGGTGGGTGATGAATCCTCCGGACTCAACGTGTGGGGAGGCTGA
- a CDS encoding type IV pilus modification PilV family protein has product MDSTSRRRVRSPRAAQRGVSLIEGMTASVVLLIGLMGVFQGLIVASRQNSSANLATRASGIASQVRGALDTLGRDRVIGVPGYDGLLSGAACAPGAEVAELTDGLEKLKPATGEVWSVHCIFDLDAYERSATGANRLLPGYAEADFGRYRRVLAMIEKPDEVTGVPIHQVIIVVSWTELAQRRYVRQYVSFYDSGPFGNETNVEI; this is encoded by the coding sequence GTGGACTCCACTTCCCGCCGCCGTGTCCGCAGCCCCCGCGCCGCCCAGCGTGGCGTGTCCCTGATCGAGGGAATGACCGCCTCGGTGGTGCTGCTCATCGGGTTGATGGGCGTGTTCCAGGGACTCATCGTGGCCAGCCGGCAGAACTCGAGCGCCAACCTGGCGACCCGCGCCTCGGGCATCGCCTCGCAGGTGCGCGGGGCGCTGGACACGCTGGGGCGGGATCGGGTGATCGGCGTGCCGGGGTATGACGGCCTGCTGTCCGGCGCGGCCTGCGCTCCCGGCGCGGAGGTGGCCGAGCTCACCGACGGTCTGGAGAAGCTGAAGCCCGCCACCGGCGAGGTCTGGTCCGTCCACTGCATCTTCGACCTGGACGCCTATGAGCGCTCGGCCACGGGCGCCAACCGGCTGCTGCCCGGCTACGCGGAGGCGGACTTCGGCCGCTACCGGCGCGTGCTGGCGATGATCGAGAAGCCGGACGAGGTCACGGGCGTGCCCATCCACCAGGTCATCATCGTGGTGTCGTGGACGGAGTTGGCCCAGCGCCGGTACGTCCGGCAGTACGTGAGCTTCTACGACTCCGGTCCCTTCGGGAACGAGACCAACGTCGAGATCTGA
- a CDS encoding pilus assembly protein: protein MFRKLTLSFVALLVVLLRADTAAAIDQAACCMPTTSRLDALMNPTRGGDEKFFSRPGGPPNILFIIDTSSSMHAWPKDWPTTPRGCSDSFLNGLGYNKDTPYDRMWTGISSQSNDWFANTKYYEAPTKGYGVIFGNAPQNTSSWSTAADACKSITAIGAKDQNTCQTCLDTQGYYIHDASTRRVKGNFLNFYAPRDSGAVKVMADVIHDLREVRFGVMGFQTRAAKTCWGKKQGTNAQCLCIQQPMGPTCAKSYPLDNSSVENNRNSVLNDLTNVNTNNSNGLDWDDCNTPLADALYAAGYLFQSKASPTPFSSYLGSHPTSSNFTAADGVCFECGFNAVILLTDGEPSSEQKVVPLPSAITSDNTPCDGCSDSQLHKVAKFLWNKDLRFDMSGQQRVATYTIGFSEDVTDSKLLQETARLGGGKFFAARSTSELKRVMLTILDDINARNTAFSTAAVSTLQTQDAALTAIVPRMMPAKDNTWAGKLYRYEQFNEFVEDQDKNADGDRNDIFLVDKEGSIVSEDSSSEYRKLLSETGGTNGTPLFGGPAVPYWEASSELEKLGHASRNIWTVTDNGSASGGTKDGLLTQKDGLVAFKLANISTLRQYLAVSGDPLCPSGLGTTYKPGLILSRMQMPAYTDLALKAAPLMVAAGLTGLPSSLTTQDSYDLLCTALIVQYVRGQDIFDENGNNKRDDTRPSVLGDIFHSSPMVVDPPADKFLCDLGVTTQCVRTLYATKQKTGVESTPMDLRSDLPTACNIATPLQRDAYEAYQFINRKRERLILVGANDGMLHAFSDGQGQEDSSTCDVNYPSNATGGGLERWAFIPADMLPRLQEMLQGHSYFVDGDIMVRDIWADDNGDGRKSWDEYHTVAVVAEGRGGTHYFALEVLWNASGNTTTTVKSQPGFRWMFPQPCTDEALRFGKTLFSLSPKAPPIGPVLLSTSNGQKRHGEEGPSSAERWVAMLSGGWSPGGEKGRGMYMVDVWNGAVNGRNDNLLWKWEFSESASGSTDEPRKFMTYGFVAPAAMADYGANDKPRFDGFFDTAVVGDLGGQLWTLRFFQPGVLDTSTRLIGNWSGARSFSMDREGAAVSDARSIRNRSPIYYLSSLAVQPGNQALRAFVGSGNRYSLLETGAGTCRFDNPQACSKLGCGQVQATYKLTRNGSDYQRMSNEWADRLYSQGRFTPFSSAASSSSNFCSTAGDLDYLTAEFESRNANTCPKPSGGGTVNYEFARTKVECGQNSAGVFDCRVRDPGNTLNMNDLDLSASSTSGSLGKNRFYGLWAYGGKAERMFDESLSATPTSKNLARDYDGRRLTDTGGTGSGSLVDVTNVECDASGTCECAAGKTCSSSKLVAGEDDSGWFYEYEGLQHKTAGGAAVLASCSMWNSMYPAPTTSTTTTACAGSSNNLARLHQADFITGAPNCAAGFLGKDGYARYQTRSVLAPPPEPATAIQVSKTGQVKYSTLFVEPGKSQATETQVSSDTDVLQYVYELPVPRTLHTCRHDRTNGGQEACTASEM, encoded by the coding sequence ATGTTCCGCAAGCTGACGCTCAGCTTCGTTGCCCTCCTGGTGGTGTTGTTGCGGGCGGACACGGCGGCCGCCATCGATCAGGCGGCCTGCTGCATGCCGACCACGTCCCGGCTGGACGCGTTGATGAACCCGACCCGAGGCGGCGACGAGAAGTTCTTCTCGCGCCCGGGTGGGCCTCCCAACATCCTCTTCATCATCGACACCTCCTCGTCGATGCATGCCTGGCCGAAGGACTGGCCCACCACCCCGCGAGGCTGCTCGGACTCCTTCCTCAACGGGCTGGGCTACAACAAGGACACCCCGTACGACCGGATGTGGACGGGCATCAGCAGCCAGTCCAACGACTGGTTCGCCAACACCAAGTATTACGAGGCGCCCACCAAGGGGTACGGCGTCATCTTCGGCAATGCCCCGCAGAACACCTCCAGCTGGTCGACGGCGGCCGACGCGTGCAAGTCCATCACCGCCATCGGCGCCAAGGACCAGAACACCTGTCAGACGTGCCTCGACACGCAGGGCTACTACATCCACGACGCCTCCACGCGGCGGGTGAAGGGCAACTTCCTCAACTTCTACGCGCCGCGTGACTCGGGCGCCGTGAAGGTGATGGCCGACGTCATCCACGACCTGCGCGAGGTGCGCTTCGGCGTGATGGGCTTCCAGACCCGCGCCGCCAAGACGTGCTGGGGCAAGAAGCAGGGCACCAACGCCCAGTGTCTCTGCATCCAGCAGCCCATGGGCCCGACGTGCGCCAAGTCCTACCCGCTGGACAACAGCTCGGTGGAGAACAACCGCAACTCGGTGCTCAACGACCTCACCAACGTCAACACCAACAACAGCAACGGCCTCGACTGGGATGACTGCAACACGCCGCTGGCGGATGCGCTCTACGCGGCGGGCTACCTCTTCCAGTCCAAGGCCTCCCCCACGCCCTTCTCCTCCTACCTGGGCAGCCACCCGACGAGCTCCAACTTCACCGCGGCGGATGGCGTCTGCTTCGAGTGCGGCTTCAACGCCGTCATCCTGCTGACGGACGGCGAGCCCTCCAGCGAGCAGAAGGTGGTTCCCCTCCCGTCCGCCATCACCAGCGATAACACGCCGTGCGATGGCTGCTCGGACAGCCAGCTGCACAAGGTGGCCAAGTTCCTGTGGAACAAGGATCTGCGCTTCGACATGTCGGGCCAGCAGCGCGTGGCCACGTACACCATCGGCTTCTCCGAGGACGTGACGGACAGCAAGCTGCTGCAAGAGACGGCGCGGCTGGGTGGCGGCAAGTTCTTCGCGGCCCGCAGCACCAGCGAGCTCAAGCGCGTGATGCTCACCATCCTGGATGACATCAACGCGCGCAACACCGCCTTCTCCACGGCGGCCGTCAGCACCCTGCAGACGCAGGACGCGGCGCTCACGGCCATCGTCCCGCGCATGATGCCGGCCAAGGACAACACCTGGGCGGGCAAGCTGTACCGCTACGAGCAGTTCAACGAGTTCGTCGAGGACCAGGACAAGAACGCCGACGGCGACCGCAACGACATCTTCCTCGTCGACAAGGAGGGGAGCATCGTCTCGGAGGACTCCTCGAGCGAGTACCGCAAGCTGCTGTCCGAGACGGGCGGCACCAACGGCACGCCGCTCTTCGGCGGTCCCGCCGTGCCCTACTGGGAGGCGAGCAGCGAGCTCGAGAAGCTCGGTCATGCCAGCCGCAACATCTGGACGGTGACGGACAACGGCTCGGCGAGCGGCGGGACGAAGGACGGACTGCTGACGCAGAAGGACGGGCTCGTCGCCTTCAAGCTCGCCAACATCTCCACGCTGCGCCAGTACCTGGCCGTGAGTGGGGATCCGCTGTGCCCCAGTGGCCTGGGGACCACCTACAAGCCGGGCCTCATCCTGAGCCGGATGCAGATGCCGGCGTATACGGACCTGGCCCTCAAGGCCGCGCCGCTCATGGTCGCCGCGGGCCTCACGGGGCTGCCGAGCTCCCTGACGACCCAGGACTCGTATGATCTGCTGTGCACGGCGCTGATCGTCCAGTACGTGCGCGGCCAGGACATCTTCGACGAGAACGGCAACAACAAGCGCGATGACACCCGGCCGTCCGTGCTGGGCGACATCTTCCACTCCTCGCCCATGGTGGTGGATCCTCCGGCAGACAAGTTCCTGTGCGACCTCGGCGTGACCACGCAGTGCGTGCGCACCCTCTACGCCACCAAGCAGAAGACCGGCGTGGAGTCCACGCCGATGGACCTGCGCAGCGATCTGCCCACCGCCTGCAACATCGCCACGCCCCTGCAGCGGGATGCCTACGAGGCCTACCAGTTCATCAACCGCAAGCGCGAGCGGCTCATCCTGGTGGGCGCCAACGACGGCATGCTGCACGCCTTCAGCGACGGGCAGGGCCAGGAGGACAGCTCGACGTGTGACGTGAACTACCCGAGCAACGCGACCGGAGGCGGCCTGGAGCGGTGGGCCTTCATCCCGGCGGACATGCTGCCGCGGTTGCAGGAGATGCTGCAGGGCCACTCCTACTTCGTCGACGGCGACATCATGGTCCGCGACATCTGGGCGGACGACAACGGGGATGGCCGCAAGTCCTGGGACGAGTACCACACGGTGGCCGTGGTGGCCGAGGGCCGCGGTGGCACGCACTACTTCGCCCTGGAGGTGCTGTGGAACGCGAGCGGCAATACGACGACCACCGTGAAGTCGCAGCCCGGCTTCCGCTGGATGTTCCCGCAGCCGTGCACGGACGAGGCGCTGCGCTTCGGCAAGACGCTCTTCAGCCTCAGCCCCAAGGCGCCGCCCATCGGCCCCGTGTTGCTGAGCACCTCCAACGGGCAGAAGCGGCACGGTGAGGAGGGCCCGTCGAGCGCCGAGCGCTGGGTGGCGATGCTGTCCGGTGGGTGGTCTCCCGGCGGCGAGAAGGGCCGCGGCATGTACATGGTGGACGTGTGGAACGGCGCCGTGAACGGCCGCAACGACAACCTGCTGTGGAAGTGGGAGTTCTCGGAGAGCGCCTCCGGCAGCACGGATGAGCCTCGGAAGTTCATGACGTATGGCTTCGTGGCGCCGGCGGCCATGGCGGACTACGGCGCCAACGACAAGCCGCGCTTCGACGGCTTCTTCGACACCGCCGTGGTGGGAGACCTGGGTGGCCAGCTCTGGACGCTGCGCTTCTTCCAGCCGGGCGTGCTCGACACCTCCACCCGGCTCATCGGCAACTGGAGCGGCGCGCGCTCCTTCTCGATGGACCGGGAGGGTGCGGCCGTCTCCGATGCGCGGAGCATCCGCAACCGCTCGCCCATCTACTACCTGTCCTCGCTGGCGGTGCAGCCGGGGAACCAGGCCCTGCGCGCCTTCGTGGGCTCGGGCAACCGCTACTCGCTGCTCGAGACCGGTGCGGGCACCTGCCGCTTCGACAATCCGCAGGCGTGCTCCAAGCTGGGGTGCGGCCAGGTCCAGGCCACCTACAAGCTGACGCGCAATGGCTCGGACTACCAGCGGATGAGCAACGAGTGGGCGGATCGGCTCTACTCGCAGGGCCGCTTCACGCCCTTCTCCAGCGCGGCGAGCTCCTCCTCCAACTTCTGCAGCACGGCGGGAGACCTGGACTACCTCACCGCCGAGTTCGAGTCCCGCAACGCGAACACGTGCCCCAAGCCCAGCGGCGGCGGAACGGTCAACTACGAGTTCGCCCGGACGAAGGTGGAGTGCGGTCAGAACTCGGCGGGTGTCTTCGACTGCCGCGTGCGCGACCCGGGCAACACGCTGAACATGAACGACCTGGACCTGAGCGCCTCCTCCACGTCGGGCTCGCTCGGCAAGAACCGCTTCTACGGCCTCTGGGCCTATGGCGGCAAAGCGGAGCGCATGTTCGACGAGAGCCTGTCGGCGACGCCCACCTCGAAGAACCTGGCCAGGGACTACGATGGACGGCGGCTGACCGATACCGGCGGCACCGGCAGTGGCAGCCTCGTCGACGTGACGAACGTCGAGTGCGACGCCAGCGGGACGTGCGAGTGCGCGGCTGGAAAGACGTGCTCCAGCTCGAAGCTGGTGGCGGGCGAGGACGACTCCGGCTGGTTCTACGAGTACGAGGGTCTGCAGCACAAGACGGCCGGCGGCGCGGCGGTGCTGGCGAGCTGCTCGATGTGGAACTCCATGTACCCGGCGCCCACCACCTCCACCACCACCACGGCCTGCGCGGGCTCCAGCAACAACCTGGCGCGCCTGCACCAGGCGGACTTCATCACCGGTGCCCCCAACTGCGCCGCGGGCTTCCTCGGCAAGGACGGGTACGCGCGCTACCAGACGCGCTCGGTGCTGGCGCCTCCGCCCGAGCCCGCCACGGCCATCCAGGTGTCGAAGACGGGGCAGGTGAAGTACAGCACCCTCTTCGTCGAGCCCGGCAAGTCGCAGGCCACCGAGACGCAGGTCTCCTCCGACACGGACGTGCTGCAGTACGTCTACGAGCTGCCCGTGCCGCGCACCCTGCACACGTGCCGGCATGATCGGACGAACGGCGGCCAGGAGGCGTGCACGGCCTCGGAGATGTGA